A genomic window from Lotus japonicus ecotype B-129 chromosome 1, LjGifu_v1.2 includes:
- the LOC130718169 gene encoding uncharacterized protein LOC130718169 — protein MPLGLILGIGRAFRRKRTSSLDILTSKRAPRDYYKGKNCKPTGFHTRKGGYVVVPEKLPKYVVPDLTDFKLKPYVSQCPREVNTSEDSQTTT, from the exons ATGCCTCTCGGGCTAATTTTAGGAATTGGAAGGGCATTTCGAAGGAAGCGAACATCTTCACTTGACATTCTAACATCAAAACGTGCTCCTCGAGATTACTACAAGGGCAAGAACTGCAAGCCAACCGGTTTTCACACTCGCAAAG GTGGGTATGTGGTGGTGCCGGAAAAATTACCAAAGTATGTAGTTCCTGATTTGACTGATTTCAAG CTCAAACCATATGTATCTCAGTGTCCCAGAGAAGTCAATACCTCTGAGGATTCTCAGACGACTACATAA
- the LOC130718180 gene encoding uncharacterized protein LOC130718180 translates to MFGCSGISIDLCLGLSPKTKTKANTKNTMKPWTTHMRRHHQGSTITSLLSPASETNLMALTFEILGKFNRARAARLTLPHFVCQTPLFMPVGTQGTIKGLTNSQLEEIGCQIILGNTYHLELRPTSELLDEVGGLHKFMNWKRALLTDSGGFQMVSLLHLADITEKGVTFQSPVDGKPMLLTPEESIQIQNRIGADIIMALDDVVKTTITGPRVEEAMYRTLRWIDRCIEAHKRPHDQNLFGIVQGGLDPVLRDICVKGLVERNLPGYAIGGLSGGEDKNSFWRVVAQCTASLPEDKPRYVMGVGYPLDIVVCSALGADMYDCVYPTRTARFGTALVPEGVLKLKHRAMADDTRPIDPTCSCMVCKTYTRAYLHCLVTKDAMGSQLVSYHNLYYMMQLSRNLHSSIVEGRFQEFVCEFLQKMFPKGDVPEWVCDAMEVAGIDISSCCATPFSSCQEYDSGKLSEELEKAQMIQADRLEKVV, encoded by the exons ATGTTTGGTTGTTCCGGAATAAGCATTGACTTGTGTTTGGGTTTGtctccaaaaacaaaaacaaaagcaaacaCTAAAAATACCATGAAGCCGTGGACGACACACATGCGCCGCCACCACCAAG GATCCACCATTACTAGTTTGCTCTCCCCTGCTTCCGAAACTAACCTGATGGCGCTTACTTTTGAG ATACTTGGCAAGTTCAACCGTGCTCGTGCCGCTAGATTGACACTCCCTCATTTTGTATGCCAAACGCCTTTGTTCATGCCTGTGGGCACACAAG GAACAATTAAAGGATTGACAAATAGCCAGCTGGAGGAAATTGGTTGCCAAATAATACTTGGAAATACTTATCACTTGGAACTTCGACCTACTTCGGAGCTTCTTGATGAAGTCGGTGGTCTTCACAAATTTATGAATTGGAAACGGGCTCTGCTTACCGACTCTGGCGGATTTCAAATG GTTTCACTGTTGCATCTTGCTGATATCACAGAAAAAGGTGTGACGTTTCAG TCACCAGTAGATGGAAAGCCCATGCTTCTGACTCCTGAGGAATCAATTCAGATACAA AATAGAATTGGAGCTGATATCATTATGGCTCTTGATGATGTTGTAAAGACCACCATCACTGGTCCAAGAGTGGAGGAAGCTATGTATCGAACACTTAGATGGATAGACAGATGTATAGAAG CTCACAAGAGACCTCATGATCAGAACTTGTTTGGTATTGTGCAAGGTGGTTTGGATCCTGTATTGAG GGATATCTGTGTCAAAGGTCTGGTGGAGCGCAATTTGCCCGG CTATGCTATTGGTGGTCTTTCAGGCGGTGAAGATAAAAACTCATTTTGGCGAGTTGTTGCTCAGTGCACTGCCTCTTTGCCAGAGGATAAGCCACGATATGTTATG GGTGTTGGTTATCCACTTGACATTGTTGTTTGTAGTGCATTGGGTGCTGACATGTATGATTGTGTTTATCCTACCCGTACAGCACGCTTTGGCACTGCTCTCGTTCCTGAG GGAGTGTTGAAACTTAAACACAGAGCAATGGCTGATGACACCCGTCCGATTGATCCTACTTGCTCTTGCATG GTTTGCAAGACCTACACCAGGGCTTACCTCCATTGCCTTGTGACAAAAGATGCTATGGGGTCTCAGCTTGTGTCATACCATAATTTATATTACATGATGCAG CTTAGTAGGAATCTGCACTCTTCAATAGTTGAAGGAAGATTCCAAGA GTTTGTATGCGAATTTCTGCAGAAAATG TTCCCGAAAGGTGATGTTCCTGAATGGGTCTGCGATGCTATGGAGGTGGCTGGAATCGACATTTCTTCTTGCTGTGCTACTCCATTTTCATCATGCCAAGAATATGATTCCGGAAAGTTGTCAGAAGAATTAGAGAAGGCACAAATGATACAAGCAGACAGACTTGAAAAAGTTGTATAG